From a single Nicotiana tabacum cultivar K326 chromosome 8, ASM71507v2, whole genome shotgun sequence genomic region:
- the LOC107786868 gene encoding uncharacterized protein LOC107786868 isoform X3: MDYILRTLTKKQEVDSIIRDTIDKVLVLRFGRSSDPLSLQLDDILYKSVREVSKFAVVALVDIDSEDVQVYVKYFDITLTPSTIFFFNAHHMKMDSGSADHTKWVGAFQRKQDFIDVVEDKTQCPRAIIYGQLYNHY, from the exons ATGGACTACATATTGAGGACGCTAACAAAGAAGCAAGAAGTGGATTCCATAATTAGAGACACAATCGACAAAGTTCTTGTCCTCCGTTTCGGCCGATCTTCTGATCCTCTTTCTCTCCAGCTTGACGATATC CTGTATAAATCTGTGAGAGAAGTGTCCAAGTTTGCGGTTGTGGCTTTAGTTGATATTGATTCAGAGGACGTTCAAGTTTATGTCAAGTATTTTGATATAACCTTAACACCATCAACCATTTTCTTCTTCAATGCCCATCATATGAAGATGGATTCTGG GAGTGCAGATCACACCAAATGGGTTGGAGCATTTCAGAGAAAACAAGACTTCATTGATGTAGTAGAG GATAAAACTCAGTGTCCGAGGGCCATTATTTATGGACAACTATATAACCATTACTAA
- the LOC107786868 gene encoding uncharacterized protein LOC107786868 isoform X2 yields the protein MDYILRTLTKKQEVDSIIRDTIDKVLVLRFGRSSDPLSLQLDDILYKSVREVSKFAVVALVDIDSEDVQVYVKYFDITLTPSTIFFFNAHHMKMDSGSADHTKWVGAFQRKQDFIDVVELSNIAGQESRLVESSTPTA from the exons ATGGACTACATATTGAGGACGCTAACAAAGAAGCAAGAAGTGGATTCCATAATTAGAGACACAATCGACAAAGTTCTTGTCCTCCGTTTCGGCCGATCTTCTGATCCTCTTTCTCTCCAGCTTGACGATATC CTGTATAAATCTGTGAGAGAAGTGTCCAAGTTTGCGGTTGTGGCTTTAGTTGATATTGATTCAGAGGACGTTCAAGTTTATGTCAAGTATTTTGATATAACCTTAACACCATCAACCATTTTCTTCTTCAATGCCCATCATATGAAGATGGATTCTGG GAGTGCAGATCACACCAAATGGGTTGGAGCATTTCAGAGAAAACAAGACTTCATTGATGTAGTAGAG TTGTCGAATATAGCTGGGCAAGAATCAAGATTGGTTGAATCTAGCACCCCCACTGCTTAG
- the LOC107786868 gene encoding uncharacterized protein LOC107786868 isoform X1 — translation MDYILRTLTKKQEVDSIIRDTIDKVLVLRFGRSSDPLSLQLDDILYKSVREVSKFAVVALVDIDSEDVQVYVKYFDITLTPSTIFFFNAHHMKMDSGSADHTKWVGAFQRKQDFIDVVEAIFRGAMKGKLIVTCPLPPDRIPKFQLLYKDV, via the exons ATGGACTACATATTGAGGACGCTAACAAAGAAGCAAGAAGTGGATTCCATAATTAGAGACACAATCGACAAAGTTCTTGTCCTCCGTTTCGGCCGATCTTCTGATCCTCTTTCTCTCCAGCTTGACGATATC CTGTATAAATCTGTGAGAGAAGTGTCCAAGTTTGCGGTTGTGGCTTTAGTTGATATTGATTCAGAGGACGTTCAAGTTTATGTCAAGTATTTTGATATAACCTTAACACCATCAACCATTTTCTTCTTCAATGCCCATCATATGAAGATGGATTCTGG GAGTGCAGATCACACCAAATGGGTTGGAGCATTTCAGAGAAAACAAGACTTCATTGATGTAGTAGAG GCAATATTTAGAGGGGCCATGAAAGGCAAGCTCATAGTGACTTGTCCCCTTCCCCCAGACAGAATACCGAAGTTTCAGTTGCTGTACAAAGATGTTTAG